From a region of the Ovis aries strain OAR_USU_Benz2616 breed Rambouillet chromosome 10, ARS-UI_Ramb_v3.0, whole genome shotgun sequence genome:
- the LOC114116612 gene encoding PE-PGRS family protein PE_PGRS16-like codes for MKGSSPAFRVRTGRARGRSRAAGEASPLSPAEFQIRSLGPHSAQACVLRPTPGRSPQPWRAEGRRSGRRGGKEDAEGGGGGRRRQEVRGGGEGKRRGSWRKGGRGGGEVGEGGNGGEEGVRGRGGGVGGGDGAGPAGACGGSGGGEREGGGGGARGRKEEVGVRGGGGRGPLPGEAGGPVDADCEHCSGTAAPLWKSRVARRGFPGTSKNKTKQKGEKQQPPNQAHAAAPHPARASAAAAPAAAPGTSGSGDRGPRDAGGAPPGPRPHSPGTGLRQNSGRQEAALLQNPPDSSDPLFLTVENYQKKKKKKVMKISENRTRRLHFHGGVLLSLEIRSLCG; via the coding sequence ATGAAAGGGAGCAGTCCGGCTTTCCGGGTGCGGACGGGCAGGGCTAGAGGCCGGTCCCGGGCAGCTGGCGAGGCCAGCCCGCTTTCCCCAGCCGAATTCCAGATTCGGAGCCTGGGACCACACTCAGCCCAAGCGTGTGTGCTACGGCCGACACCCGGGAGGAGCCCGCAACCCTGGCGGGCCGAGGGGCGGAGATccgggaggaggggtgggaaagAAGATGCggagggaggaggtggaggaaggaggaggcaggaggtgagaggaggaggggaggggaagaggcgAGGAAGTTGGAGAAAGGGaggtcggggtgggggggaggtgggggagggaggaaatgggggggaggagggagtacgagggaggggaggaggggtgggaggaggagacgGTGCGGGGCCCGCAGGCGCTTGCGGGGGGagtggagggggagagagggaggggggtgggggaggggcgcgggggaggaaggaggaagtgggggtcagaggaggaggagggcgtgGACCCCTCCCCGGCGAAGCCGGAGGACCGGTGGATGCGGACTGCGAACACTGCTCTGGGACAGCGGCCCCACTTTGGAAGAGTAGGGTAGCACGGCGGGGCTTTCCTGgaacaagcaaaaacaaaacaaaacaaaaaggcgaaaaacaacaaccaccaaaCCAAGCGCACGCCGCCGCGCCCCACCCGGCCCGGGCCTCCGCGGCAGCAGCACCGGCGGCGGCGCCGGGGACATCGGGGAGCGGGGACCGTGGCCCTCGGGACGCGGGGGGCGCTCCCCCGGGCCCGCGGCCGCACAGTCCGGGAACTGGGCTCCGTCAGAATTCCGGGAGGCAGGAGGCTGCTCTTCTCCAaaatccaccagactcctccgatCCGCTTTTCTTAACAGTGgaaaactaccaaaaaaaaaaaaaaaaaaaagtcatgaaaataAGTGAGAATAGAACCCGCCGGCTTCACTTCCATGGAGGCGTTCTGTTGAGTCTTGAGATTCGGAGTCTTTGCGGGTGA